In Ostrea edulis chromosome 4, xbOstEdul1.1, whole genome shotgun sequence, a single window of DNA contains:
- the LOC125670326 gene encoding sialin-like has protein sequence MLSRTSHAIALCSIANFINSADRVIMPIAIVPMADEYKWDLHGQGWVLSSFAVGYMSSQVIGGSGAKKYGGKMMLTISVLLWSLSTFLVPFFAHSIYALILSRVLLGLGEGLGLPTIFHIFSHAIPCEERSRAFGYLVAFGSIGQTFASVLCPHLDWEWMFYLFGFMGFVWVLLWILMYKEIRTSTEEDFVDPPKVSNNNVSWREFLCHWPLWSIYIAHFSMNWSNYIIMQWLPTYMTRTLGAEKSHIMFTAVPYIMNSLVGMGAGHFADSLITRDKWTLLSVRRLMTSIGLLGPGLFILFFSAVNNLSLAVFFVSLSLGLSACNSSGHLSNHAEVAPNHAGITFAISNTLATIPGITCGPLTAELVLQSHGRWFPVFIIAAGVNFVGAIIYLSQSAASQVL, from the exons ATGTTGAGTAGGACGTCCCATGCAATAGCATTATGTTCCATTGCCAACTTCATCAACTCTGCAGACCGGGTGATCATGCCCATCGCTATCGTCCCCATGGCAGATGAGTACAAATGGGACCTACATGGACAGGGATGGGTTCTCAGCTCCTTTGCCGTTGGATATATGAGTAGCCAG GTGATTGGAGGAAGTGGAGCCAAAAAATATGGTGGGAAAATGATGCTGACCATTTCTGTACTTTTGTGGTCATTATCAACGTTTCTTGTTCCCTTCTTTGCGCATTCCATTTATGCATTGATACTTTCAAGAGTCCTGTTAGGACTAGGGGAAGGATTGG GATTGCCCACGATTTTCCACATTTTTTCTCATGCCATTCCATGTGAAGAAAGATCCAGAGCTTTTGGTTATTTGGTTGCATTTGGATCAATTGGACAAACATTTGCCTCAGTG CTTTGTCCTCATCTTGACTGGGagtggatgttttatttatttggcTTTATGGGTTTTGTGTGGGTCCTGTTATGGATTCTCATGTACAAGGAAATCAGGACATCCACAGAGGAGGACTTTGTGGATCCACCGAAG GTCAGTAATAACAATGTTTCCTGGCGAGAATTCCTGTGCCATTGGCCTCTTTGGTCCATCTATATAGCTCACTTTAGCATGAACTGGTCGAACTATATCATAATGCAGTGGCTGCCAACCTATATGACTCGTACACTGGGGGCGGAGAAGAGCCATATAATGTTTACGGCAGTGCCTTACATCATGAATTCTCTAGTCGGAATGG GTGCTGGTCACTTTGCCGACTCCTTGATTACCAGAGACAAATGGACATTGCTGTCAGTGAGGCGACTGATGACCAGCATAGGTCTTCTAGGACCaggattatttattttatttttcagtgctGTAAATAATTTATCTCTTGCTGTTTT CTTTGTTTCCTTATCTCTGGGTTTAAGTGCTTGTAACTCATCAGGGCATTTAAGCAATCATGCAGAAGTGGCTCCTAATCATGCCGGAATTACTTTTGCCATCTCCAATACATTG GCAACAATCCCAGGCATCACTTGTGGACCACTAACAGCAGAACTTGTACTTCAGAGTCACGGCCGGTGGTTCCCAGTGTTTATCATTGCGGCTGGAGTGAATTTTGTCGGTGCTATTATTTACCTAAGTCAGAGTGCTGCCAGTCAAGTGCTGTAG
- the LOC125670441 gene encoding uncharacterized protein LOC125670441: protein MWKVTLIAVVTLFAGTSLAQFNNFNQQGPPQFGGAQNQQSGGFPQNFGQQNQGGGFQPQNQGGFPNQGQQPGGFPNQGQQPGGNFPQGGQQPGFPQRDNQGGGFPQGGQQPGGFPNQNQGLPPQNQGAFPPQNQGGFPPQNQGGFPPQNQGGFPPQNQGGFPPQGQQNGPQANRPGLGGFQPNAIGGFGTVGNRFGNPFVPGNVLGANLPGANGAGNNQNQFTAGGQLFMSLSQNPNNYRYATCYFNSTENSIKGRADFRQFLFGDSGVDIRIQVVGLPTSPVDTQRGIHIHEFGDTGERCSRVGPHFNPTQSRHGGRNSYPFLRHVGDLGNMLQSAQGVTSTQFRDEVISLQGQGSILGRSLVIKLERDDEGTGTNSNSQQNGNARTPIACCTIGRASPANWRTPYSEDDLMVMSGGAWSPSTGSSSDTSLQGAQSGVNTQGTQTRVNNQGAPTNTQGTQTGFNAQGSGLGGRNSFNTGGSPFSNNLGGGSNAGQSSFGFLGNQGK, encoded by the exons ATGTGGAAAGTAACTTTAATTGCCGTGGTGACTTTGTTTGCGGGAACAAGTTTAGCACAGTTTAATAATTTTAACCAGCAAGGACCTCCACAGTTTGGGGGTGCCCAGAATCAACAGTCTGGTGGATTTCCTCAAAATTTTGGACAACAGAATCAAGGAGGAGGATTCCAGCCTCAGAATCAAGGTGGGTTCCCCAACCAAGGGCAGCAGCCCGGTGGCTTTCCAAATCAAGGCCAACAACCAGGGGGGAATTTTCCTCAGGGAGGACAGCAACCGGGATTTCCCCAACGTGACAATCAGGGAGGCGGCTTCCCTCAGGGTGGTCAGCAACCTGGTGGATTTCCGAACCAAAATCAAGGTTTACCGCCACAGAACCAAGGTGCTTTTCCGCCACAGAACCAAGGGGGATTTCCTCCACAGAACCAAGGGGGATTTCCTCCACAGAACCAAGGGGGATTTCCCCCACAGAACCAAGGGGGATTTCCACCTCAGGGGCAGCAAAATGGTCCACAAGCAAATAGGCCGGGACTCGGAGGATTTCAGCCAAACGCCATTGGTGGGTTTGGAACTGTCGGCAACAGGTTTGGTAACCCTTTCGTTCCTGGAAATGTCCTTGGGGCCAATTTACCTGGTGCAAATGGAGCTGGAAATAATCAAA ATCAATTCACCGCCGGGGGGCAGCTGTTTATGAGCCTCTCACAGAACCCGAACAACTATCGCTACGCAACTTGTTACTTTAATTCGACGGAAAACAGTATCAAAGGACGGGCCGACTTCAGACAATTT TTGTTTGGTGACTCGGGGGTGGATATAAGAATTCAGGTGGTGGGACTTCCCACTTCACCTGTTGATACCCAGAGAGGAATTCATATTCACGAATTTGGAGACACCGGCGAGAGATGTTCCCGAGTGGGACCTCATTTCAACCCCACTCAGTCCCGTCACGGTGGCAGAAACAGCTACCCATT CTTGCGTCATGTTGGAGACTTGGGGAACATGCTGCAGTCAGCCCAGGGCGTGACTTCTACACAGTTCAGAGATGAGGTCATTTCACTCCAGGGCCAGGGCAGTATTCTGGGCAGATCGCTGGTG ATAAAATTGGAGCGGGATGATGAAGGCACGGGAACAAACTCCAACAGTCAACAGAACGGGAACGCGCGCACCCCCATCGCCTGCTGCACGATCGGACGAGCCAGCCCCGCTAACTGGAGGACTCCATACTCCGAAGACGACCTGATGGTCATGTCCGGGGGAGCCTGGTCACCCAGCACAG GTTCTAGTTCAGACACAAGCCTCCAGGGAGCCCAGTCTGGTGTGAACACGCAGGGAACACAGACCAGGGTCAACAATCAGGGAGCACCCACCAATACCCAGGGAACACAGACAGGGTTCAACGCTCAGGGATCAGGTCTAGGGGGCAGAAATAGCTTTAATACAGGTGGATCACCGTTTTCAAATAACTTAGGAGGCGGATCTAACGCTGGACAGTCTTCCTTTGGTTTCTTAGGAAATCAAGGAAAATAA